From the genome of Burkholderia cepacia ATCC 25416:
GTCCGACGAGGTGCCGACGGAACACGCGACCCGGTGGCGGCGATATTTCGATCGCAACGAAAACGAGCGGGGCCTGGTGCTGATCGCCGAGGCGGACGGCGAGCCCGTGGGGTTCGTCAGTGCCGAGCGCCCCGTCGATCCGGCGCTGGGCGTGCTGCTCGACTGCCTGCACGTCCATCCTTCGCATCACGGAGGCGGCACGGGCAAGCACATGATCGAAGCCGTCCGTGCATGGGCGCGAACGCTCGGCGTGCACCAGGTCCATCTGAAGGTATTGGCGGGCAACGAGCGCGCGATCGGTTTCTACGAGCACAACGGATGGCAACTGGCGGGTATCGAAACGAGCCGCATCGGCCAGACGGAAGTCACCGACCGGATCTATGCGATACAGGCCTAGCCACCTGGCCACATTCGAGCGAACGGCCGCATGATGCGCGGCCATCGCCGGGCGAAAGCCGAACGTACTTCACGGTGACACGCCGCAGTACCGCACGAGCAAATCGGCTTCCGTCTCGTGCACTTCGACGGGCAGGGTCGTTGCACCTGCATAGGCAAGATAGCGAGCGCGATGCTGGCCGTTCCGGAACGACGCGACGCCGACCTTCGACAGCCCGGGGATGCCGAGCAGCGTTCGCGTTCTCGTCTCGCGAAACGTGATGTACGGCATGTCCGGAATCCTGTCCTGTTCAGGATCGAGGAATTCGCGAATGCCCGCGGCTTTTCCTGGGGCCCAGTAAAGAACAGGCGGCAACACGTAGTCCGTCGTGTCCCGGTCGGCACATGCCAGCAGTTTCGGCAGGTCGATCGTCACGACCCGGTGTCGCGTATCGTCGCACGAGAATACCCGCTTGAGGTGCGTATGGGCATACGGAGTGTGCCCGGGAAGCTGGACAATCCAGACCTCTACGCCATTTTGTTGTGCGCGGGCGAGTGCCATTTTTTCCTCTGGTATTGCAAGCGGCCGTCTTGGCCGGAGTTTAGCAGTGCGATTGCGATGGCGAAGCAGGGCAATACCCGGTACAGGAAAGCGCCGAGGGGAATGGTGAGCAAATCGAGTACAGTCATTTGTCGGCGATCGTTATCGACAGGTTATGAGAATATCGTGATCCCGCCAGCGGGAATGATCCGTCGCGCGAAATTCATGCAGAGTTCACACTGTGTCGCGAAACCCGTCAAGCGCGGATGATCACAAGAACAGAGAGGGCGGATTGACCGGAGAAAACCATGTCGTCGAAACTTGAGATCGAATATCTCGATTACTGTTTCACCGCGACGCTCGAAGTCAGGGAGTCCGGTCGGACGGGCGTTGTCGATTGGCATCTCGAATCCGCTTCGCGAAGCAAGACACTTGCGTGGACCGTATTCGACCGCTATCTCGAGCGGAATGATTTCGCGGATGAAGAGGATGCGCGTGCCAATATCGTCGACTGGCTGGAGCGGCTGGCCGCTCCGGGATTGGGTGCTTCCGCGGAAATGGCGAAGGCGAATGTGGTCGTTGCCGGCGCGGTGGTGACGGGCGCATCGACTGCATCGAACGCGTCAACGACATCGACCACATCGACTGCCGAAATCGTCGGCGAAACCGTCATCGACATCGCCAGCGATCTCGACTGGATCGAGATGGTTGCCGAATGGCTTTTCAGCTGACCGGCATGAGGACGAAACCCGGCTGTCATGATGCGGGCTCTTGTGTTCGCGAAACATGGTTTCAAAAAAAGATGCAGAAAAAATGAAGCCTGAATCGTGTCGATCGGAAAAATAGAATAAACCTGCTTTGACAGCAGCCGCGACTTACCGGAGACTTGCGCCGGGCCTGAAAATATCCGCTTGCATTAAAACAAGATCAAATTCCAGACATGAAAAGAAGAGCGCTGCTGACGGCGGGCGCGATCGTCGCCGCCGGCCTGACAGGCTGCACGGCAATGCTGTTCGAAGATGGCCGATATGAAGAGACGGTCGACCGATTTCTCGTCAGCGAGGACGGCAAGAAATTCGTCGTGCTCGGCGAGAAATATCACTACATCTTCGATATGCCCGAGCATCTCGGTGCCGTGCTGGCATCGCCCTACCGCAAGTCGATCAACGCGTCGCTCTATGAATTCGTCGCGCAGGGCAGCAAGATCTCGGGCAAGTTCCGGCTCCGGCTCCGTCGCGCCGATATGACCGACGAGGGCTGGGACCGCGCGCTGGAGGACGGCTTCACGATGCGCGGGAGCAGGGATCTGGAGATGAAGGGTGAACTGGCCGGTTCGCGTTATCTGGCCGATGGTTTTGCACAGGGCAAGACGTGGTCGTCGTTTGCGCATTCGTACAAGATCGACGTCACCGATCGCATCACCACGGCGGGCAAGGCCGTGCGCGTGCTCGCGACGCCCGTCACGCTCGCGGCCGACGGCGTGATGATGATCGGGGCGGTGGTGCTGTCGCCTGTCATCGTGGTGTTGCTCGCGCCGGTCGCGGGCGTCGCGCTCGGGCCGTGACGCGATCCGCGCGGCACGCGAGCGTGCCGGTTGCCGCGGCATTGTCACCAAATGGTGAGTTGCCGCACAGATCGTTGCGCGGCCGGCGCTCACAATCTGGCCGGTTGACCGTTCTTCCCCGGCCCGGTCAACCATTTCCCCGCTCGCTCGCGCAGGAGCGGGGGCTTTTTGCCCGTCCGACGCCGCAAGGCCGCGTCGGCGGAACCGGACAGGCGTTCGGCGGGCAGCGCAATCGCACCGGTTGCGTGTCCCTGCATCCGATCGCCCGGTCCGCACGTATCGCTTTCCTCGTGCCTGAGCGAACCCTCAGGCCCATCGCCGGTTTCGGCCGGTGATGCCTTGGTCCCGGCGGCGCGCATCAATGCCGCCGGGATGTTTTTTGCGCCGGATGCGTTGCATCACGTCGCTTGCGGCGGGCAGGTCAACCCGCTCGGCCAGCCTGTTCGACGCTGGTTTCCCATCCGTCGTATTCCCCTCCGAACGAATGTACCTCGCGATTGATCGCGACCGTATGGCGTGTGATGTCGGCCAGTGCCATGGTGCCCTCGTGCGAGAACCGTACGGCCGACTTGCCGTCCTCGGTGGGGGCGACCGATTCGACCGGATAGCCTTTCGCTTCGGCCCAGTCCGCGAACTGATGCGCGTCGCTCTGGTCGGGGAAGTACGCCCAGTGCATCACGCGCCGGCTTACATCGCCGGCGTCGCCTTTCTTCCGCAATTCGTCCAGCACGCGCATGTCGCGCATGATCTGCCGGTCGTCGTCGGTCGGGTAGAGCGTCTGCCAGTACGCTTCCTTGTCCGGATCGTCCTGGTGCGCGTACTGCAACGCGTAGGTCGTCTGATCGGCCAGCGCGTCGATGATCTCCGCCGCGGCCTCTTCGTCGAGCGATACGTAGAAAAGGAAATCCCGATGGCCGTCGACGGTGATGCGGCCGACCTGCACACCACCTTTCGCCGTGATCGTGGCGTCCAGCAGGTTCTCGATCTTCGCGAGATCGGCGAATTCGTCGCCGGTCGGCAGGCCTTCCGGCGTCGGATGCGCAAAGGGGACGCGCACGCTGAGCAGCGACGTGCGCGGATCGCCTTCTGCGATTTCCGCAAAGTCGTGGTTGAAGCTGATGAAAGCCTGATGGTCGCCCATTCTGGCAGGGAAGGTTCCCCAGGCGTCGGTCATGTGTTTCTCCCGTGCACGATTGTCTGTTGACGGTTGTAAAGCGTCCCAATGTATCATCGAAAATCGCGTTGACCGGAGGGGCGCACATGATCGCGAGTCTGGGCATCCTGGTGCCGGTCGAAGACGATCGCTTTCGGGCGGTGGTGGATTTCTACCGTCTGGCGCTTGCGCTGCCGGTTCACTCCGAAGGCGTGTCGGCCGCGGGGAATCCGTGGCACCGCTTTGTGATGGGCGGAGCAACGCTGACCGTTCACACCGGCAGCGGCGGCAGGTTTCCGTATCCGGAGTTTCGGCCGACCGGCCATGGCATTGCGCTGGCCGTCGAAGTCGCGCATGTGTCGGAAGTCGTCGCACGGCTCGAGTCGTGCCGCGTCGGCATCCTGAACGAGTGGGACTACGGCGACGGCACGGTTGCGATTTCCGTGGCGGACCCGGCGGGAAACGTCTGCGAGATCTGGGGCCGTCCGTGACCGTGCATCGGTACGGCGGGCCGCAAAAATATTCGAAGGAGATGCCGATGTCGATGTTTGCGGTGAATGGTGTGCGAATCGATCCGCTCAGCGCGCGCGTGACGCACGTGCGCTGGGCGGCCGTGAATCCGTCCGACCGGTCGTGGGCGGCGACGCCGAGCGAAGCGCCGGTGGCGGACGTGGCGCGCGCGCTCGCGTCCGGCAACGATGTCCGCGCAATCTTTTCGGCATCGGACGTCACCGCGATCGGGCCCCGGCTCAAACGCGTGCTGTATCGCGATGCATCGGAAGGCATCGAGCTCGACATCGATGCAACGAACGAATCGCGCACGTTGCGCGATCTGCCGCAAATCTGACCGAAGCGGCATGCGTCGTCGCATGAATGGCGGCACCTGGCCGAACGGTAGCTCGCACGACGTCGATCGCGAGGAGTAGTATTGGACGATCGTCGTGCCGCATGGCCGGTTGTGCCGAACGGTTTGACGGGTCACGCGATCTTCGGCGAGCCGTTACCGGAAGCGAACTTCGCAAACGCGTACGAGATCATGTCCAGATCCCTCATCGCTCCGTGGGCATCCGCGTTTTGTCTGGCGCTGTCGGCTTGCCAGACGGCGTCCGAGCCGCCTCCGCTGCCGTCGCCCGACACCGCGTCGGCGGCCGCAGCCGTTCCGGCATCGTCGCCAGCCGCGCCGATCCGTGGCATCGGCCTGGCACCTCATCTGGCAGGGCAGAGTCACTGGGCCACCGGTCAATGCACGACCAACGGCACCGTCAAGGTGTGCAACTGAATATGACCGGTGCCGACCGGGCACTGCCCGTTCCGCGTGGACGAGTGCGTGCTGCCGTGCGTCGATGCGTACCTTTTTCGATCACGATCATTTCCCGTCGGCACGCCGACCGTTTCAGCGCATCGACGGGGTGTCCAACTTCGCTCACCCGGCGGCCGTCGAGGTGAGCGATCGCACAATGAAAGACGCACTTGAATCCATCGATTCCGGCTGGCACGTCGATCCGGTCGCGGGAACGATCATCGGCCAGTTGCCGGTGACGCTGGCGGTTGACAGCCGGAGCCTGAAAAGAAGGGCGATCGCGTGCATGGTGCTGGCCGCGGCAAGCCTGTGCGGTTATGCGGCCGCTCCGGCACTCTGGCCGGTAGCGGCGCTGGCCGGATTGCTGGCGCTGGCGGGGGCCGCCTTCTTCGTGTCGTCGCGACGCAGGATGGTGCTGCATGTCGACGAGACGGGTTTCAGGCTGATCGGAGGCGTACGCGAACAACCCGCCACGCCATGGCGTGATGTCACCGAATTCCGGATCATCAGCGTCGCAGGCAATCGCTACATCGGCTACCAGTTCTCGGCGCATTCGTCGCGCACCAGGGTGCCGGGCGGCGTGATGCTGCCGATTGCCCGGTTTGCCGATCTTCCGCTCGATGCGGTGGCAGGACTGCTCGAGGCATGTCGGCGGCAGTTCGGCATGCCGGACAACGAGGTCGACCGAACGGGCGGGTGACGCCCGATGCGGCGACTCCGGGCGTCCTGATACTCGAGAAAACAAAAAAATGCAGGACGCCGTGTCGATTTCCGCCGGAGTCGTCCGTCGTAGCATCGGAGGCGTGCGCATCGCGCGTCCGTCCCGATTCCGATACGACAACCGACCGAAGGAGCGACACCCATGTCCACGTCCGTCAAACCGATCCCGGAAGGGATGCGTACGCTGACGCCGCACCTGATCTGCGCCGGCGCAGCCGCAGCCATCGACTTCTACAAGCGCGCGTTCAATGCGAGCGAACAGTTTCGCCTGGCGATGCCTGACGGCCGGCTCGCGCACGCGTGCCTCGTGATCGGCGATTCGACACTGATGCTGGTGGATGAAATGCCCGAACACGGCGCG
Proteins encoded in this window:
- a CDS encoding VOC family protein; protein product: MTVVKRPNVSSKIALTGGAHMIASLGILVPVEDDRFRAVVDFYRLALALPVHSEGVSAAGNPWHRFVMGGATLTVHTGSGGRFPYPEFRPTGHGIALAVEVAHVSEVVARLESCRVGILNEWDYGDGTVAISVADPAGNVCEIWGRP
- a CDS encoding phosphatidylserine phosphatidylglycerophosphate cardiolipin synthase — its product is MSMFAVNGVRIDPLSARVTHVRWAAVNPSDRSWAATPSEAPVADVARALASGNDVRAIFSASDVTAIGPRLKRVLYRDASEGIELDIDATNESRTLRDLPQI
- a CDS encoding GNAT family N-acetyltransferase, with the translated sequence MPETRATLRAATAQDARHIARLHTLSWQTAYSHILPATYLSDEVPTEHATRWRRYFDRNENERGLVLIAEADGEPVGFVSAERPVDPALGVLLDCLHVHPSHHGGGTGKHMIEAVRAWARTLGVHQVHLKVLAGNERAIGFYEHNGWQLAGIETSRIGQTEVTDRIYAIQA
- a CDS encoding plasmid fertility inhibition factor family protein; amino-acid sequence: MALARAQQNGVEVWIVQLPGHTPYAHTHLKRVFSCDDTRHRVVTIDLPKLLACADRDTTDYVLPPVLYWAPGKAAGIREFLDPEQDRIPDMPYITFRETRTRTLLGIPGLSKVGVASFRNGQHRARYLAYAGATTLPVEVHETEADLLVRYCGVSP
- a CDS encoding DUF695 domain-containing protein, with amino-acid sequence MTDAWGTFPARMGDHQAFISFNHDFAEIAEGDPRTSLLSVRVPFAHPTPEGLPTGDEFADLAKIENLLDATITAKGGVQVGRITVDGHRDFLFYVSLDEEAAAEIIDALADQTTYALQYAHQDDPDKEAYWQTLYPTDDDRQIMRDMRVLDELRKKGDAGDVSRRVMHWAYFPDQSDAHQFADWAEAKGYPVESVAPTEDGKSAVRFSHEGTMALADITRHTVAINREVHSFGGEYDGWETSVEQAGRAG